The following proteins come from a genomic window of Anopheles ziemanni chromosome 3, idAnoZiCoDA_A2_x.2, whole genome shotgun sequence:
- the LOC131284078 gene encoding uncharacterized protein LOC131284078, translated as MDRPATTEKPVTDKHTKTIAINEPPEAGEVGPADFETAIAATGYGRFNYILLLVAMPCCMTTVFETTTMSYVLPSAECDLNLSLADKGMLNAITYTGMITSAFLWGFLSDTYGRKRLLVVGFLLDSTFNVLCALSQNMATIMVFKFMGGFVICGPFAVLMAYLSEFHSLQHRSRVMIVLGVFYSAANMLLPALAWLIIPQSWNLVIGNGMFEIHSWQIFLAVSCLPAVLSGLSMMFLPESPKFLMSKGQNERALAVFRWLHAINTRGREQFPIKELINELAATSTESTPGKLAGSNAGGDKPVAGTGLGEGFRQLGIMFRKPHLKNACLVYGIQFGILLGLNTFRLWVPQLFTIIEEFEHEQHLTHLDASSSQATLCEMLAYKVNKTQHMQEQWLERDVARALHGPEPAGVEPLSDILKCTATTEGRIYLYSLIIGCVGIGAYGVTTLMINSIGNRNILVYGLLLAGTSGTALYWARSSLVTLILSSCYITICSIASTALVGAVVAMFPTSMRTMVVSLTMMFGRTGSIIGNVGFPYLMALGCLPPFVMIGAIVIAVAVVSRLLPRTVKKPLQ; from the exons ATGGACCGACCGGCGACGACGGAGAAACCCGTGACGGataaacacaccaaaacaatagCAATCAATGAGCCACCAGAAGCGGGCGAAG TAGGTCCGGCTGACTTCGAGACGGCCATCGCCGCCACGGGCTACGGGCGCTTCAACTACAtcctgctgctggtggcgaTGCCCTGCTGCATGACGACCGTCTTCGAAACGACCACCATGTCGTACGTGCTGCCGAGCGCCGAGTGCGACCTGAACCTCTCGCTGGCCGACAAGGGCATGCTGAACGCCATCACCTACACCG GTATGATAACATCCGCCTTCCTCTGGGGCTTCCTGTCCGACACGTACGGCCGGAAGCGGCTGCTCGTGGTCGGCTTCCTGCTGGACAGTACCTTCAACGTCCTGTGCGCCCTCAGCCAGAATATGGCGACCATAATGGTTTTCAAATTTATGGGTGGCTTCGT CATCTGCGGACCGTTTGCCGTGCTGATGGCGTACCTGTCCGAGTTCCACAGTCTGCAGCACCGCTCCCGGGTGATGATCGTGCTGGGTGTGTTCTACAGTGCCGCCAACATGCTGCTACCCGCCCTTGCCTGGCTGATAATTCCACAGTCGTGGAATCTGGTGATTGGCAACGGAATGTTCG AGATCCACTCGTGGCAGATCTTCCTGGCGGTCAGCTGCCTGCCCGCTGTGCTGAGCGGCCTCAGTATGATGTTTCTCCCCGAGAGCCCCAAGTTCCTGATGTCGAAGGGGCAGAACGAGCGTGCGCTCGCCGTCTTCCGGTGGCTGCACGCCATCAATACCCGCGGCCGAGAGCAGTTTCCG ATTAAGGAGCTAATCAACGAGCTGGCAGCAACGAGCACCGAATCAACACCCGGCAAGCTGGCGGGGTCGAACGCGGGCGGAGACAAGCCGGTCGCCGGCACCGGGCTCGGCGAAGGCTTCCGCCAGCTGGGCATCATGTTCCGGAAGCCACATCTGAAGAACGCTTGCCTGGTGTACGGCATACAGTTTGGGATTCTGCTGGG GTTAAACACCTTCCGCCTGTGGGTGCCGCAGCTTTTCACCATCATCGAGGAGTTCGAACACGAGCAGCATCTCACGCATCTCGACGCATCGTCCTCGCAGGCCACACTCTGCGAGATGCTCGCCTACAAGGTCAACAAGACGCAGCACATGCAGGAGCAGTGGCTAGAGCGTGACGTTGCTCGGGCCCTCCACGGGCCGGAACCGGCTGGCGTCGAGCCGCTCAGCGACATCCTCAAGTGCACGGCC ACAACGGAAGGTCGGATCTATCTGTACTCATTAATCATCGGGTGCGTCGGCATCGGTGCGTACGGCGTTACGACGCTCATGATTAATTCCATCGGCAATCGGAACATACTCG TGTACGGACTGCTGCTGGCCGGAACGAGCGGAACCGCCCTCTACTGGGCCCGCAGCTCCCTCGTCACCCTCATCCTGTCGTCCTGCTACATCACTATCTGCAGCATCGCATCAACGGCCCTGGTCGGCGCCGTCGTCGCCATGTTCCCCACCTCGATGCG AACGATGGTGGTCTCGCTGACGATGATGTTCGGCCGCACCGGGTCCATCATCGGCAACGTGGGGTTCCCGTATCTGATGGCGCTCGGGTGTCTGCCGCCCTTCGTGATGATCGGAGCGATTGTGATTG CTGTCGCCGTGGTTTCCCGGTTGCTGCCGAGGACGGTGAAAAAACCGCTTCAATag